One Microvirga ossetica DNA segment encodes these proteins:
- a CDS encoding DotA/TraY family protein yields MAFDALGQYEPKPIDLLAQPGQNDIAWQFITTIYPSGQYTPFTMASFYFNAALCIVAMIFLSYYVMHFLVQSARSGYVGGKEFNNIYGPLRIAFGFASLVPIFFGLNGAQMLVHLHTRVGTNMGNMVALIQVDQTVKEGKPIANTEIGGHELVLKIVRGEVCRTVFNAKVEKVWMPFGDTANRYFRPLPPVGGEDVKGILVDGKRWDYGPECGAITINMPKTETGFETKRYEAVKSVIGSVRTGTEGAGQVGGSIAQAYVELYGNGLGTHGDAREENVVAGDKAEPIQVKAMLENGYLKAHVAPVIKKAGDTYDAAVIAAAAEETSKVNAAVREKLVENIKDQGWVAMAVYPRALVQAGALTANLAGEKPAYREPNRTTWKSFGAQMKLVFEVLDEQIKIESEGVGLSANDLAFAGDESMNWLAKGLAKLSRPLMEYAISIGKNPSNDPTGDSIQFGNIVVIATENTVALLAAATILTHNLASDSLGADGPVTFLTPLILAIIKFVWIIGVLNAHILPMIPVIHVIFGFLGWLLMVATATIAASIWAFLFIRMEGKDFFDGPHKAGSIMLLNVMLHPPLMMLGYGLALMLDVPLQNFINKIFPLAFAGQSGGSLNTISGLLVSYAIYLYLKWHVRMRLYGLIMRVPYMAMEYVGSRLQGFGEDGANTTIGGLASINQQGGNQVTGSLGAGHKANEDAKKDRLEQERRGKLDRVMSRKRT; encoded by the coding sequence ATGGCCTTTGACGCACTCGGCCAATACGAGCCGAAACCAATCGACCTCCTGGCGCAGCCGGGACAGAACGACATCGCTTGGCAATTCATCACGACGATTTATCCGTCGGGACAATACACCCCGTTCACGATGGCGTCGTTCTATTTCAACGCCGCACTCTGCATCGTGGCGATGATCTTCCTGTCCTACTACGTCATGCACTTCCTCGTTCAATCCGCGAGGTCGGGCTATGTAGGCGGCAAGGAGTTCAACAACATCTACGGGCCGCTCCGTATCGCGTTCGGCTTCGCGTCCCTCGTTCCGATCTTTTTCGGACTAAACGGGGCGCAGATGCTTGTCCATCTTCACACGCGGGTCGGAACGAACATGGGGAACATGGTCGCTCTCATCCAGGTCGATCAGACCGTCAAGGAGGGAAAGCCGATCGCAAACACGGAGATCGGCGGTCACGAACTCGTCCTCAAGATCGTCCGTGGTGAGGTGTGCCGCACCGTCTTCAACGCCAAGGTGGAGAAGGTGTGGATGCCATTCGGCGACACGGCGAACCGATACTTCCGTCCGCTGCCCCCGGTCGGCGGTGAGGACGTGAAGGGCATTCTGGTTGACGGCAAGCGGTGGGATTACGGCCCGGAGTGCGGCGCGATCACTATCAACATGCCGAAGACGGAAACTGGCTTCGAGACGAAGCGGTATGAGGCCGTCAAATCCGTTATCGGCTCAGTCCGGACGGGAACGGAAGGCGCTGGTCAGGTCGGAGGCTCCATCGCTCAGGCTTACGTCGAACTCTACGGGAACGGCCTCGGAACCCACGGCGATGCCCGCGAAGAGAACGTGGTCGCCGGGGACAAGGCCGAGCCGATCCAGGTGAAGGCGATGCTCGAAAACGGCTACCTCAAGGCGCACGTCGCCCCGGTCATCAAGAAGGCCGGTGACACCTACGACGCGGCAGTCATCGCGGCTGCGGCGGAGGAAACCTCAAAGGTGAACGCCGCCGTCCGGGAGAAGCTGGTTGAGAACATCAAGGACCAGGGCTGGGTCGCAATGGCGGTCTACCCGCGCGCGCTCGTTCAGGCCGGAGCCCTGACGGCTAACTTGGCTGGCGAAAAGCCCGCCTACAGGGAGCCGAACCGGACCACCTGGAAGAGCTTCGGGGCCCAGATGAAACTGGTCTTCGAAGTCCTAGACGAGCAGATCAAGATCGAATCCGAGGGCGTGGGGCTTTCCGCGAACGACCTCGCGTTTGCCGGCGACGAGTCGATGAATTGGCTTGCCAAGGGACTGGCGAAGTTGAGCCGTCCGCTCATGGAGTACGCCATTTCGATCGGCAAGAACCCGTCCAACGATCCCACGGGCGACTCGATCCAGTTCGGCAACATCGTGGTCATCGCCACGGAGAACACGGTTGCCCTCCTTGCAGCGGCGACCATCCTGACGCACAACTTGGCCTCCGACTCCCTCGGTGCCGATGGCCCGGTCACGTTCCTGACCCCGCTCATCCTGGCGATCATCAAGTTCGTCTGGATCATCGGTGTCCTGAACGCCCACATCCTTCCCATGATCCCGGTGATCCATGTGATCTTCGGCTTCCTCGGATGGCTTCTCATGGTTGCCACGGCGACCATCGCGGCCTCGATTTGGGCGTTCCTCTTTATCCGCATGGAGGGCAAGGACTTCTTCGACGGACCGCACAAGGCAGGTAGCATCATGCTTCTCAACGTCATGCTGCACCCGCCTCTGATGATGCTCGGCTACGGCCTCGCGCTTATGCTCGATGTGCCGCTCCAGAACTTCATCAACAAGATTTTCCCGCTGGCCTTCGCTGGTCAGTCCGGGGGGTCTCTGAACACCATCTCGGGGCTGTTGGTCAGCTACGCGATCTATCTCTATCTCAAGTGGCACGTCAGGATGAGGCTCTACGGGCTCATCATGCGCGTTCCCTACATGGCGATGGAATACGTCGGGTCGCGCCTCCAGGGCTTCGGTGAGGATGGTGCCAACACGACCATCGGTGGCCTCGCCAGCATCAACCAGCAGGGCGGAAATCAGGTCACTGGAAGCCTCGGCGCGGGTCACAAGGCCAACGAGGATGCGAAGAAGGACAGGCTGGAGCAGGAACGCCGTGGCAAGCTGGATCGCGTCATGTCCCGCAAGCGCACCTGA
- a CDS encoding metallophosphoesterase family protein — MTLFFTSDTHFRHAAILHHDRRPFVSVEEMEAEIIRRWNARVRPRDTVYHLGDFAWGKAKVVAEILPRLNGHIHLIWGNHDHNTVRRMTEWASSQPYLEIKDGDDLVCLHHYAQRTWNRARYGSYHLFGHSHGNLPPQGRSIDVGTCCWDYKPVTLAEIKARLDGLGLLELAGNEKAEAVNG; from the coding sequence ATGACCCTCTTCTTCACGTCAGACACCCATTTCCGCCATGCCGCCATCCTGCACCACGACCGCCGGCCGTTCGTCTCGGTCGAGGAAATGGAAGCGGAGATCATCCGACGCTGGAATGCCCGCGTCCGTCCCCGCGATACCGTCTACCACCTGGGCGACTTCGCGTGGGGGAAGGCGAAGGTCGTTGCCGAAATCCTCCCACGCCTGAACGGCCACATTCACCTGATTTGGGGAAACCACGACCACAACACGGTTCGCCGGATGACGGAGTGGGCCTCTTCGCAGCCGTATCTGGAGATCAAGGACGGCGACGACCTGGTTTGCCTCCACCATTACGCACAGCGGACGTGGAACCGAGCGAGATACGGCAGCTACCACCTCTTCGGTCACTCCCACGGCAATCTGCCGCCGCAAGGCCGCTCGATCGACGTTGGAACGTGCTGTTGGGACTACAAGCCCGTCACGCTGGCCGAGATTAAGGCGCGCCTGGACGGACTCGGGCTACTGGAGCTCGCCGGCAACGAGAAAGCGGAGGCGGTGAATGGATGA
- a CDS encoding FtsK/SpoIIIE domain-containing protein: MKQISEETLLHAPDLWISCCPELNSLANRQKDNISNAILGAHAAGLVTDGIGMLARFMILLDDKLQGRPIERALDEALPAFRIPRGAGHFKDFAAKGRVKTKEKWAEELGELHGRAEDALYLRNDRGQPLSRNVIRQRLADLVERASITQADADIFTALLDDEGIEAGRWRASQENVSANLKWDDVEIILKATKQTKKASLGDETIAFFERTLPRQLSGSEKNMLTALTSEDIEAKETERDFFFTHREAIKDDRKLLKRWETLVFKENKVYGDLLTGIVHAVANLVDSIDELPADARVAIKLEGGDRLNFWKSKNASLYYYLRDRFRGLPNLLLRAGVICDFGMCWSHPIEFSGNEKNSQSARQFKFDVALVTADALDEKNLLQISDKTLKEASHSSQFIWMMPTNSFANAHSLNWRVVGNMDQPEAALLQGAFSRARRTERVADGLIDLENRASIQDILDNPDGLLVDINIPSLNLGTAIRKGIDELEGTILRPMEAKAIRDSFEAFAASYTKAVRAFLDGNGLGETAILDQSALYGEFLSLLRKLARKDDCRTKLWTPALSIGIAKSTDKPCVAISCPWHPLRLAEAKVKAERMVDVLAKIVSGATNGSSLRIFASEATEQVDQGWHPTMTLVPDNPRPRMLIETEHFADFGLMEPPTLNEGAEEAFDGYSKEAAAAFLDIAQRYLDLNPHERANFSVVLYNADNRDLPSRLADQLARKIENESDLRCDLILTHTDQQRLRRIYAEQNVTISQELDGVLASEATQSFLSRLRVGFLDVGTVGRGPASGRMADIVFLHDVIARSAHTGWRKCEPPQGGWPTFAEHDPNAETRRQFHEAGSRKTEVLLVPAERPIEVQAYIDLIHDLHTDDRDDGSLHYVPIREVNFDDTTVSKAIDEAHKVATWVVTFDGIADLQLLRSNDISVIHFVTRPGSSHNIIVSTKQTSKTLRQRLVEQIDLIRGGAPGDLSAIADFCIREAALISGMVVLRAARLEKNALELLGLVMSRQVITDSLPQGIAPVAWLLLDDFGKSIGHARGKMSDLLAVCLGTDSGRPVIDLVVVESKFVGSDGQAQEAALSLAQTKASTNDIRDRIVLDGDHLNKHTWRSRLADLMLEHGVFEGEVASISPRTWAKMLREDEVNIRIQGASLVFIHDCIGEKPPALPSESDDQRQYIFDRAEIARVLERSLNREGAAPLTLDLPVPMASRLDDTESEAEGITGFKPEPHENDGTEKGGKPSLHPPEEMEGAEENKPSKPETVAGQASGSYPPSVTEFISSYNGSGEDGETLKWLEKTKTSLRIALRGYGLDADIVGERLTPNSALIRFKGSSKMTVAEVERRKEVLLTSHELDVMDVRPSKGEVIIMVARPKRATILLPQLWRRRGLPDTAPISNGSFLIGEKEQDGELFFLNLFGEFGGQPQHGPHTLIAGETGGGKGVLTRNILLDLLATNSPRNARVRFVDPKFGADYPWITGMPHLDGGLVTSQEEAIKTLEELVAEMDRRYEEITKVAPNIDKYNAKVAPDSRLPRIYLFHDEIGDWMADKDNSDYRDAVASHVVRLASKARAAGVHLFLITQRPDRDALPSQVKANMNNKICLKVASGTNSRIVLDENGAENLLGQGHFAAKLANERVSSQTSLVFGQAPFMDDDEAWELAAAIKAHWQ, encoded by the coding sequence GTGAAGCAGATCTCCGAGGAGACCCTCCTCCATGCCCCCGACCTCTGGATATCGTGCTGCCCTGAACTCAACTCTTTGGCGAATCGGCAGAAGGATAACATATCCAACGCTATCCTCGGCGCTCATGCGGCAGGTCTCGTGACGGACGGCATCGGAATGCTGGCCCGTTTCATGATCCTCCTCGATGATAAGCTGCAAGGCCGTCCGATCGAGCGCGCCCTTGACGAGGCACTCCCGGCTTTCCGGATTCCACGGGGAGCTGGACACTTCAAGGACTTTGCCGCCAAGGGCCGGGTGAAGACGAAAGAGAAATGGGCCGAGGAGCTGGGCGAGCTCCATGGGCGGGCCGAAGACGCCCTCTATCTCCGGAATGATCGCGGGCAACCCTTATCCCGCAATGTAATCCGGCAACGCCTTGCAGACCTCGTCGAGCGGGCGAGTATCACGCAGGCCGATGCAGACATCTTCACGGCGCTCCTCGACGACGAGGGTATCGAGGCCGGGCGGTGGAGAGCCAGCCAAGAAAATGTCTCAGCGAACCTAAAATGGGATGACGTTGAGATCATACTGAAGGCGACCAAGCAGACTAAGAAAGCCAGCCTTGGGGATGAGACAATCGCCTTCTTCGAGCGGACTCTGCCGCGGCAGCTCTCAGGCTCCGAGAAGAATATGCTCACCGCGCTGACCTCAGAGGACATAGAGGCCAAAGAGACCGAGCGAGACTTCTTTTTTACCCACAGAGAAGCCATCAAGGACGACAGGAAACTTCTCAAGCGGTGGGAAACCCTCGTCTTCAAGGAGAACAAGGTCTACGGCGACCTTCTGACGGGTATTGTGCATGCGGTCGCCAATCTGGTCGATTCCATCGACGAGTTGCCTGCCGACGCCAGGGTCGCCATAAAGCTTGAGGGGGGCGACAGGCTGAATTTCTGGAAGAGTAAGAATGCCAGCCTTTATTATTATCTGCGGGACAGGTTCCGCGGATTGCCCAATCTGCTCCTCCGAGCTGGTGTGATCTGCGACTTCGGAATGTGTTGGTCTCATCCGATCGAGTTCAGCGGTAATGAGAAGAATTCCCAATCCGCCCGCCAGTTTAAGTTCGATGTAGCGCTCGTCACCGCTGACGCGCTCGATGAGAAGAACCTACTCCAGATCTCCGACAAGACCCTAAAGGAGGCCTCGCATTCCAGCCAGTTTATCTGGATGATGCCGACCAACTCGTTCGCCAATGCGCACTCGCTGAACTGGAGAGTGGTCGGCAACATGGACCAGCCCGAGGCAGCACTGCTCCAAGGTGCTTTCTCCCGTGCGCGGCGCACCGAGCGGGTCGCAGACGGCCTTATCGACCTGGAGAATCGCGCCTCCATTCAGGATATCCTTGACAACCCTGATGGGCTGCTCGTCGACATCAATATCCCAAGCCTCAATCTCGGAACCGCTATCAGGAAGGGTATCGACGAACTCGAGGGCACGATCCTCAGGCCCATGGAGGCCAAGGCGATCCGGGACTCCTTCGAGGCCTTCGCGGCATCTTACACGAAGGCCGTGCGGGCCTTCCTTGATGGTAATGGACTTGGCGAGACCGCAATCCTCGATCAATCGGCCCTCTACGGGGAGTTCCTCAGCCTTCTTCGCAAGCTCGCGCGAAAGGACGACTGCCGCACGAAGCTTTGGACCCCAGCGCTATCCATTGGCATCGCGAAATCCACCGATAAGCCCTGTGTCGCTATATCGTGCCCCTGGCACCCCCTGAGGCTAGCGGAGGCGAAGGTCAAGGCTGAGCGCATGGTCGATGTCCTCGCGAAGATCGTCTCCGGCGCGACCAACGGCTCCAGCCTGCGCATATTCGCTAGTGAGGCGACCGAGCAGGTGGACCAGGGATGGCATCCGACCATGACACTGGTGCCGGATAATCCCCGTCCCCGGATGCTGATCGAAACTGAACACTTCGCTGATTTCGGCCTTATGGAGCCTCCGACTCTGAACGAGGGGGCCGAAGAGGCCTTCGATGGTTATTCCAAAGAGGCAGCCGCGGCTTTCCTCGATATCGCGCAACGATATCTCGATCTTAATCCTCACGAGAGGGCCAACTTCTCGGTCGTCCTCTACAACGCAGATAATCGCGACCTCCCTTCACGACTTGCGGACCAATTGGCTCGCAAGATTGAGAATGAGAGCGATCTGCGCTGCGACCTTATCCTCACGCACACCGATCAGCAGCGGCTGCGCCGGATCTATGCCGAGCAGAACGTGACCATTAGCCAGGAGCTTGACGGAGTCCTCGCGAGCGAGGCGACCCAGTCCTTCCTGTCTCGCCTTCGCGTTGGGTTTCTCGATGTAGGTACCGTTGGGCGCGGTCCCGCGTCAGGTCGCATGGCCGACATCGTCTTTCTGCACGACGTGATCGCCCGCAGCGCGCACACAGGCTGGCGGAAATGCGAGCCTCCACAAGGTGGGTGGCCTACCTTTGCCGAGCACGATCCAAATGCAGAAACGCGGCGCCAGTTCCACGAGGCGGGATCACGCAAAACCGAGGTTCTACTCGTCCCGGCCGAACGGCCCATTGAGGTCCAGGCCTACATTGATCTCATCCACGACCTCCACACGGATGACCGCGACGACGGGAGTTTGCACTACGTTCCCATCCGCGAGGTCAACTTCGATGATACGACTGTATCGAAGGCAATTGACGAAGCGCACAAGGTGGCGACCTGGGTTGTGACATTCGATGGCATTGCGGACCTGCAACTTCTGAGAAGTAACGACATCAGCGTCATCCACTTTGTGACGCGACCAGGGTCGAGTCACAATATTATCGTCTCTACCAAGCAGACAAGTAAGACGCTACGCCAACGCTTGGTCGAGCAGATCGATCTGATCCGTGGCGGAGCTCCGGGCGACCTCTCGGCAATTGCCGACTTCTGCATCAGGGAAGCTGCACTGATCTCCGGTATGGTTGTGCTAAGGGCGGCACGATTGGAGAAGAACGCCCTCGAGCTACTTGGCCTTGTAATGAGTAGGCAGGTAATTACGGACTCGCTCCCGCAGGGTATTGCTCCTGTGGCATGGCTACTTCTCGATGATTTCGGAAAGTCAATTGGCCATGCCCGAGGCAAGATGTCGGACCTGCTCGCAGTCTGCCTCGGGACAGATTCCGGTAGGCCAGTGATTGACCTCGTGGTCGTTGAGAGCAAGTTCGTCGGCTCCGACGGCCAGGCGCAGGAGGCAGCTCTGTCGCTCGCTCAGACGAAGGCGAGCACCAATGACATCCGCGACCGCATCGTCCTGGACGGAGATCATCTCAATAAGCACACTTGGCGCTCCCGCCTCGCTGACCTCATGCTTGAGCACGGTGTGTTCGAGGGCGAGGTCGCGTCGATCTCGCCGAGGACATGGGCGAAGATGTTGCGCGAAGACGAGGTGAACATCCGTATCCAGGGTGCATCCCTCGTATTCATCCACGATTGCATCGGCGAGAAGCCTCCTGCGCTTCCGTCGGAGAGCGATGACCAACGCCAATACATCTTCGACAGGGCCGAGATTGCCCGTGTCCTCGAGCGCTCCCTGAATCGGGAAGGCGCTGCGCCGCTCACACTCGATCTGCCTGTCCCGATGGCCTCCCGGCTGGATGATACCGAATCAGAGGCTGAAGGCATCACCGGATTCAAGCCGGAGCCCCATGAGAACGACGGAACGGAAAAGGGCGGAAAGCCGTCCTTGCATCCACCTGAAGAAATGGAAGGTGCCGAGGAAAACAAGCCGAGCAAGCCGGAGACCGTTGCTGGGCAAGCATCCGGCTCCTATCCGCCATCCGTCACTGAGTTCATCAGCTCCTACAATGGGTCGGGCGAGGATGGCGAGACTCTGAAATGGCTCGAGAAGACGAAGACGAGTCTGCGTATTGCTCTGCGGGGCTATGGCCTTGACGCGGACATCGTTGGAGAGCGCCTGACTCCCAACTCCGCTCTCATTCGATTCAAGGGCTCTAGCAAGATGACCGTTGCAGAGGTCGAAAGGCGTAAGGAAGTCCTGCTGACCTCACATGAACTGGACGTTATGGACGTGCGGCCAAGCAAAGGCGAGGTGATAATCATGGTTGCTCGGCCGAAGCGCGCGACCATCCTCCTACCCCAACTTTGGCGTCGCCGGGGGCTTCCAGACACGGCTCCTATCTCGAATGGCAGCTTCCTAATCGGCGAGAAGGAGCAGGACGGAGAGCTCTTTTTCCTCAACCTCTTCGGGGAATTTGGTGGGCAGCCCCAGCACGGCCCGCACACGCTTATTGCTGGCGAGACAGGGGGCGGAAAGGGTGTTCTGACGCGTAACATCCTACTGGACCTGCTGGCTACGAACTCCCCACGTAATGCTCGGGTACGCTTCGTCGACCCAAAATTCGGGGCCGACTACCCATGGATCACGGGGATGCCCCATTTGGACGGAGGACTCGTCACCTCGCAGGAGGAGGCGATCAAGACCCTTGAGGAACTCGTCGCGGAGATGGACCGCAGGTACGAGGAGATCACGAAGGTCGCGCCGAACATCGATAAGTACAATGCTAAGGTAGCCCCAGACTCTAGGCTGCCCCGCATTTATCTGTTCCACGACGAAATCGGGGACTGGATGGCCGACAAGGACAATTCGGATTACCGGGATGCAGTGGCGAGCCATGTGGTCAGGCTAGCGTCCAAGGCTAGAGCCGCAGGCGTGCACCTGTTCCTGATAACGCAGCGCCCGGATAGAGACGCATTGCCGAGCCAGGTTAAAGCCAACATGAACAACAAGATCTGCCTGAAGGTGGCCTCCGGAACAAACTCGCGGATCGTCCTTGATGAGAACGGAGCGGAGAACCTTCTTGGCCAAGGTCATTTCGCGGCGAAGCTAGCAAATGAACGGGTATCGAGCCAAACGAGCCTTGTATTCGGGCAAGCACCTTTCATGGACGATGATGAGGCGTGGGAACTTGCGGCTGCTATCAAGGCACACTGGCAATAG
- a CDS encoding DNA phosphorothioation-associated putative methyltransferase, whose protein sequence is MSGKTQSVGKRVGGFVYVHREAIDLIETNLQAVVEKAAALLPNLPWNVAKVSRSEVSLLVYEDFDKAAFPSLLQSAKVDLATGKVSTRDYEGRESPPILHRKETLLRPGDPRIPKFSALTADAEGRGLFKDSNSIGTKRKWEERLREAGLRVVAQSLVQADDRLIDVARHRTAIARRDLSQPMQLMMRLAIIRREFDIFDYGCGQGDDVALLQGNGYEAFGWDPHHAPNGPRRAADVVNLGFVLNVIENPHERIETLKAAWSFAKRVMTVAVMPAGKYPTTGYTPYKDGFLSTWGTFQRLFTQEDLRHLVASATKENPISLAPGIVAIFRDKELEQEITYRRRSRASMLSETFRAVPRQRPTKAARVPTSIRERIAPQLEIIWGIALELGRLPDITEVGDDIIGSLAEARVSFERALSLCVDAFNPSSLKEAAEARVDDLLVHFALTQFPGAPRYATLPKSIQRDVRTFFGSHAAAMERARALLFSVGKPDKVREAIDEALRHGLGGTCNGSFRFLASALPRIPAAIRVVIGCAEVTEADIGSSDFLDVAPDEGLVRGIRCEDATKALPVVAEIVEVDLRALRRKRSRPKGMILYLKSRYLPSDDPAQTSQRDIDDKLIKAGIVSPEGLGPDAAALAQRLNPISRSTST, encoded by the coding sequence TTGTCCGGAAAGACTCAATCCGTCGGCAAGCGCGTAGGTGGCTTCGTCTATGTGCACAGAGAAGCTATTGACCTAATCGAGACTAATCTCCAAGCGGTCGTCGAGAAGGCAGCAGCGCTACTGCCCAACCTGCCTTGGAACGTCGCTAAGGTCTCCCGGAGCGAGGTGTCCCTCCTTGTCTACGAAGACTTTGACAAGGCGGCCTTCCCGTCTCTCCTGCAATCCGCGAAGGTCGATCTAGCCACGGGCAAGGTCTCAACTAGGGACTACGAGGGCCGCGAGAGCCCGCCCATCCTACACCGCAAGGAAACCCTCCTGCGTCCAGGCGACCCACGCATCCCGAAGTTTAGCGCGCTCACGGCTGATGCCGAGGGGCGCGGCCTGTTTAAGGATTCAAACTCGATTGGCACGAAGCGGAAATGGGAGGAGAGGCTCCGTGAAGCAGGATTGAGAGTGGTGGCACAAAGTCTAGTGCAGGCTGATGACCGCCTGATTGATGTCGCGCGGCATCGGACGGCCATCGCTCGCCGCGATCTCTCTCAACCGATGCAGCTCATGATGCGCTTAGCGATTATCCGGCGGGAGTTCGACATCTTTGACTACGGCTGCGGTCAGGGAGACGACGTGGCGCTGCTGCAAGGCAACGGCTACGAGGCGTTTGGCTGGGATCCGCACCATGCTCCGAATGGACCGCGCCGGGCGGCTGACGTGGTGAACCTCGGCTTCGTGCTCAATGTTATTGAGAACCCGCACGAGCGCATCGAGACCCTCAAGGCGGCATGGTCCTTCGCAAAGCGGGTCATGACTGTCGCGGTGATGCCAGCCGGCAAGTACCCGACCACCGGGTATACCCCCTATAAAGATGGTTTCCTGAGTACGTGGGGCACATTCCAGCGCTTGTTTACGCAAGAAGACCTACGTCATCTGGTGGCATCCGCAACTAAGGAGAACCCAATTTCCCTAGCTCCTGGGATCGTCGCGATCTTCCGGGACAAGGAGCTTGAGCAGGAAATCACATACCGCAGACGCTCCCGCGCCTCGATGTTGTCTGAAACCTTCCGTGCTGTGCCGCGCCAGCGCCCGACAAAGGCCGCTCGGGTGCCGACCTCAATCAGAGAACGGATCGCGCCTCAGCTCGAAATTATCTGGGGCATCGCGCTCGAACTCGGCCGCCTTCCTGACATTACCGAGGTGGGGGATGACATCATTGGCTCATTGGCGGAGGCACGTGTCTCCTTTGAGCGAGCTCTTTCTCTTTGTGTTGACGCATTCAATCCTAGTAGCCTGAAAGAAGCTGCTGAAGCGAGAGTTGATGATCTGCTTGTTCACTTCGCCCTCACTCAGTTCCCGGGTGCCCCGCGCTATGCAACGTTGCCTAAGTCTATCCAAAGGGATGTCCGGACGTTCTTCGGAAGTCATGCCGCTGCGATGGAACGGGCGAGAGCACTTCTATTCTCAGTCGGTAAACCGGACAAAGTTAGAGAAGCGATTGACGAAGCATTGAGGCATGGCCTCGGCGGAACCTGCAACGGTTCCTTCCGCTTCTTGGCCTCCGCGCTGCCGCGGATACCAGCGGCCATTCGCGTCGTTATAGGCTGTGCCGAGGTGACCGAAGCTGACATCGGCTCCAGCGACTTCCTGGACGTTGCGCCCGATGAGGGGCTGGTCCGCGGGATCCGATGCGAGGACGCTACAAAAGCTCTTCCAGTGGTGGCAGAGATCGTTGAGGTTGATTTAAGGGCTCTACGCCGGAAAAGATCCCGTCCCAAGGGTATGATCTTATACCTTAAGAGCCGATATCTTCCCTCTGATGATCCTGCGCAGACAAGCCAGCGGGACATCGATGACAAGCTCATCAAGGCCGGGATAGTATCGCCTGAAGGCCTAGGACCAGATGCAGCAGCTCTGGCTCAGCGGCTCAATCCCATATCACGTTCCACCAGTACCTGA